A genomic stretch from Asterias rubens chromosome 7, eAstRub1.3, whole genome shotgun sequence includes:
- the LOC117292267 gene encoding hydroxyacylglutathione hydrolase, mitochondrial-like: MWVTTGKLSHCLQVFSSRLHFLRGPVAGRRLCNQASSVLKASGPSLVPKATSCIRFNHSVTVDVPQISMKIKILSALKDNYMYLIIDEKTREAAIVDPVNPEKVVDAVKEEDVKLKTVLTTHHHWDHAGGNESLVKLIDGLTVCGGDDRIGALNKKVKHADELTIGSLNVRCMFTPCHTTGHICYFVTGADGGDPTVFTGDTLFIAACGRFFEGTADQMHHALIEELGQLPNETNVYCGHEYTVSSLRYALTVEPENIDLQKKMEWAMAQRAKEIPTVPSTIGDEKKINPFMRVGEVSVQKYTGTSDAITTMEKLRKDKDNFKPKM, translated from the exons ATGTGGGTGACAACTGGCAAACTCTCTCACTGTTTGCAGGTGTTTTCTTCCAGATTGCACTTCCTTCGAGGTCCAGTTGCAG GTCGCCGGCTTTGCAATCAAGCTTCATCTGTACTTAAAGCGTCTGGACCCTCATTGGTTCCCAAGGCAACCAGCTGCATCCGTTTCAATCACTCGGTGACCGTGGACGTCCCTCAGATAAGCATGAAGATCAAGATATTGTCTGCGCTGAAGgacaattacatgtatctcATTATTGATGAGAAGACAAGAGAAGCAGCCATCGTTGATCCGGTTAATCCTGAGAAA gTAGTTGATGCCGTGAAGGAAGAAGACGTTAAATTAAAGACGGTGCTGACAACTCACCATCATTG GGATCATGCAGGAGGCAATGAGAGTCTAGTCAAGTTGATTGATGGACTGACTGTGTGTGGTGGAGACGATAGGATTGGAGCTCTCAATAAGAAAGTCAAACATGCCGACGAGTTGACC ATCGGCTCTCTTAATGTACGCTGCATGTTCACTCCATGCCATACGACTGGTCACATCTGTTACTTTGTGACGGGAGCTGATGGCGGTGATCCAACTGTATTTACAG GGGATACGCTGTTCATAGCAGCCTGTGGCAGGTTCTTTGAAGGAACGGCTGATCAGATGCACCATGCATTGATTGAGGAGCTGGGACAACTTCCCAATGAAACA AATGTCTACTGTGGTCATGAGTATACAGTAAGCAGTTTGAGGTATGCGCTAACAGTAGAACCAGAAAACATTGATTTACAGAAGAAGATGGAATGGGCGATG GCCCAGAGAGCTAAGGAGATTCCAACGGTTCCATCAACCATTGGAGATGAGAAGAAAATCAATCCTTTCATGAGAGTCGG AGAGGTCTCCGTGCAGAAGTATACTGGCACATCAGATGCTATTACCACCATGGAAAAGCTGAGGAAGGATAAGGACAACTTCAAGCCCAAAATGTGA
- the LOC117292765 gene encoding toll-like receptor 3, whose product MEAEVPPTTYQPTIHMIIMKWSALVVVLVAIVFQTGILPISSSAKDSDQLSDKFPCRIVNATFTDCSYLRLRSIPEGIPISTETLLLSHNKLHPISSSSLAGLVNLRYLDMSYNTISKLERDYFTDQAQLQHLFLSHNQINKIPPDAFMSVSKLKTLDLSDQNNGIKKALSMPQYLEPLNMTLETLLLEKIGIDSAKIGGTLKIRLKVFSLARNSITKLNQDDFKALSGARLERLDLSRNAILSIDTKVFNTILGIDTLNFTQALSQNPPPGRIENISTAIGTKVKKLILQSLTLQSITSSMFRGLENSTLEELDLSYNRLTTLTNASFGSYLSHLQILQLHNNLIASISETALTGLTSLKTLALFNNLLTEIDPGSFAHNGHLEDLYLNNNSIKRLSSEGSFRGLISLRTLNLSNNGIIQIFTGEEFQDLHELLSLDISNNFLKSGIITLTGNSFKPLSKLKYLRLKKIHLLDISSPSPFAHLVQLHLLDLSNNNMHGLESDTFVTLKSLETLYLDHNHLNNLWYQPKLKKPVLFLRSLVSLRTLDLSFNGFEAVPTGVFNDLVHLKALHLNNNQLSAVSGHVFDNLKELQFLALNKNLINVVNQTLLSPVMKTLNTLFICGNPFSCGCKQEWFRDWIDDTNIFLGNLSLCQCESPPEWRHKPLLDFNPEVLNCDGKIPLQYWIIIGVGNFVILVLIIALIYNRWKIYYVYLLVKARHHRARKDEYDRLNDYRFDAFISHSSADEDWVKDKLLPELENGENPFKVCHHERDFEPGQEIIDNIIDSVDHSRRTICVISKSYLESNWCTYERRVTMSKLFINYKDVLVLIILEDIPDKKMSKYDLIHRAVKKNTYLKWPGEDGRADEKAVFWQRLKTVLGEDRTPENNEELA is encoded by the coding sequence atggaaGCAGAAGTCCCCCCCACAACTTACCAACCCACCATCCATATGATCATCATGAAGTGGTCAGCACTGGTTGTTGTTCTCGTGGCCATTGTCTTTCAGACGGGCATTCTACCCATCAGTAGCTCCGCAAAGGATTCTGATCAGCTGTCCGACAAGTTTCCTTGCAGGATTGTCAATGCCACTTTCACAGACTGCAGTTACCTGAGACTGAGAAGCATACCCGAAGGGATTCCCATATCAACGGAGACCCTTCTGCTATCCCATAATAAGCTTCATCCAATCAGCAGTAGTTCCTTGGCAGGGCTGGTCAATCTGCGTTATCTTGATATGTCGTATAACACCATCTCAAAGCTCGAGCGTGACTACTTCACAGATCAGGCACAGCTTCAACACCTGTTTCTCTCCCACAATCAGATCAACAAGATCCCGCCCGACGCCTTCATGTCTGTCTCCAAGCTGAAGACATTGGATTTATCGGATCAGAACAATGGCATAAAGAAGGCTCTATCCATGCCTCAATACCTCGAACCCCTTAATATGACACTCGAAACATTGCTACTGGAGAAGATTGGCATAGATTCAGCAAAGATTGGCGGAACTTTGAAAATTAGGCTGAAGGTGTTCAGCTTGGCTAGAAACAGCATCACTAAGTTGAACCAAGATGACTTTAAGGCCTTGTCTGGTGCACGACTTGAAAGACTTGATCTGTCCCGCAATGCCATTCTGTCTATCGACACAAAAGTTTTCAATACAATCCTTGGCATCGACACTTTGAATTTCACTCAAGCTCTCAGCCAGAACCCACCGCCTGGCCGTATAGAAAACATCAGTACAGCCATCGGCACCAAAGTGAAGAAGCTGATTCTTCAATCCCTCACTCTCCAATCCATCACTTCATCAATGTTTAGAGGTTTGGAAAACTCAACATTGGAGGAGCTGGACCTTTCTTACAATCGCCTGACAACCCTAACCAACGCAAGCTTCGGCTCTTACCTCAGCCACTTGCAAATTCTACAACTCCACAACAACTTGATTGCATCAATCAGCGAGACTGCGTTGACCGGCTTGACCTCCCTGAAAACCCTTGCCCTCTTCAATAATTTACTGACAGAAATAGACCCAGGGTCTTTTGCCCACAATGGGCATCTTGAGGACCTCTACTTGAATAACAATTCTATCAAACGGCTCTCCTCTGAGGGTTCTTTTCGAGGATTAATAAGTTTACGAACTCTTAATCTCTCTAACAATGGTATCATTCAGATCTTCACTGGTGAAGAGTTTCAAGATCTCCATGAGCTTCTCAGTCTGGACATCAGCAATAATTTCCTGAAGTCTGGAATTATAACTCTAACTGGAAATTCCTTCAAACCACTTTCAAAACTGAAGTACTTACGTTTGAAAAAGATACACCTTCTTGACATCAGTTCCCCATCCCCATTTGCTCATCTTGTGCAACTTCATCTGTTAGACTTGAGCAACAATAATATGCATGGTCTTGAATCTGATACATTTGTCACCCTCAAATCCTTAGAGACGCTGTACCTTGATCATAACCATCTCAATAACCTGTGGTACCAGCCTAAATTGAAGAAACCTGTTCTGTTTCTTCGGAGCCTTGTGTCTCTCAGAACACTAGATCTTTCCTTCAATGGATTTGAGGCAGTTCCAACGGGAGTTTTCAATGATCTGGTTCACCTAAAGGCCTTACATTTGAACAACAATCAACTGTCCGCCGTTTCTGGTCATGTGTTTGATAATCTGAAAGAGCTGCAATTTCTTGCTCTGAATAAGAATCTCATCAATGTGGTGAATCAAACCTTGCTGTCGCCGGTCATGAAGACTCTTAATACTCTCTTCATTTGTGGAAATCCCTTTTCCTGTGGGTGCAAGCAAGAGTGGTTTCGTGACTGGATCGACGACACCAATATCTTTCTGGGTAATTTAAGCTTGTGTCAGTGCGAATCGCCGCCAGAGTGGCGCCACAAGCCCCTTCTGGATTTCAACCCCGAAGTTTTGAACTGTGATGGAAAGATTCCGCTGCAGTATTGGATCATAATTGGTGTTGGAAACTTTGTGATCCTCGTTTTAATCATTGCTTTGATATATAATCGCTGGAAGATTTACTATGTCTACTTGTTGGTGAAGGCGCGCCATCATCGGGCAAGAAAAGACGAGTATGACAGATTGAATGATTACAGGTTCGATGCCTTCATATCTCACAGCAGCGCTGACGAGGATTGGGTCAAAGATAAACTGTTACCTGAGCTAGAGAATGGAGAGAATCCATTCAAAGTCTGCCATCACGAGCGTGATTTTGAACCTGGGCAAGAGATCATTGACAACATCATTGATTCCGTCGACCACAGCAGACGCACCATCTGTGTCATATCGAAGAGCTACCTGGAGAGCAACTGGTGCACCTACGAGAGACGGGTCACCATGAGTAAATTATTCATCAACTACAAAGATGTCCTGGTTCTGATCATCTTGGAAGATATTCCAGATAAGAAGATGTCCAAGTATGATCTCATCCACCGGGCAGTCAAGAAGAACACGTACCTGAAGTGGCCGGGAGAGGATGGAAGAGCTGATGAGAAGGCTGTTTTCTGGCAACGCCTGAAGACAGTCTTGGGTGAAGATCGTACACCGGAAAATAATGAGGagcttgcttaa